A region from the Enterobacter roggenkampii genome encodes:
- the rpsP gene encoding 30S ribosomal protein S16, with translation MVTIRLARHGAKKRPFYQVVVTDSRNARNGRFIERVGFFNPLAAGAEEETRLDLDRIAHWVGQGATVSDRVATLIKAANKAA, from the coding sequence ATGGTAACTATTCGTTTAGCACGTCACGGCGCTAAAAAGCGTCCGTTCTACCAGGTTGTTGTGACTGACAGCCGTAATGCACGCAACGGTCGCTTCATCGAGCGCGTTGGTTTCTTCAACCCACTGGCCGCTGGCGCAGAAGAAGAAACTCGTCTGGATCTGGATCGTATCGCTCACTGGGTTGGCCAGGGCGCTACTGTTTCCGATCGCGTTGCTACGCTGATCAAAGCAGCAAACAAAGCAGCTTAA